A genome region from Plasmodium vivax chromosome 11, whole genome shotgun sequence includes the following:
- a CDS encoding RNA-binding protein, putative (encoded by transcript PVX_114975A), with the protein MNANDGEETQLDNASPGKNDKSNKPKPHLRKAAGVVWKDSSLDDWPENDFRIFCGNLGNEVTTDILANAFRKYKSFNMAKVIREKRNNKTKGYGFVSLSDPQDMLDALKNMNNKFIGNRPIIVKRSKWKDREVDSKKNKDFDSFIQNTYVPSKKFRKFKKTVRSENKEVHDKLINKNAKNY; encoded by the exons CCAACGACGGAGAGGAGACGCAACTGGATAATGCATCCCCCggcaaaaatgacaaatcGAATAAACCCAAA CCACATTTACGGAAGGCAGCCGGGGTTGTGTGGAAGGACTCATCATTGGATGACTGGCCAGAAAATGACTTTCGAATTTTTTGCGGAAATTTGGGAAACGAAGTGACCACGGACATTTTGGCCAACGCGTTTAGAAAGTACAAATCGTTTAACATGGCGAAG GTAATTCGCGAGAAAAGGAACAACAAAACGAAAGGCTACGGTTTTGTATCCCTCTCGGACCCCCAAGACATGCTAGATGCactgaaaaatatgaacaataaATTTATTGGGAATAGACCAATCATAGTTAAAAGGAGCAAGTGGAAAGACAGAGAAGTAGACTCCAAAAAGAATAAAGACTTTGATAGCTTCATCCAGAACACGTATGTTCCTTCGAAGAAATTtaggaaattcaaaaaaacTGTTAGAAGTGAGAATAAag AAGTGCATGACAAATTGATAAACAAAAACGCAAAGAACTACTGA
- a CDS encoding hypothetical protein, conserved (encoded by transcript PVX_114970A), producing MNASRILLSSQKVLKRNVEFKEIFTPRWFLEAPNYSRMPLWRRFFEGQYTNGSFLFFGNAWTSMFAFAFMLWFSRIFDPPPLERVDRYWLNSPKFRILSAFYNEGKRPGVKISLMTYEARYFYRGIDHPFTINEIKDLWFKLRENYLIESIPAIQYPHVFRQYNNVSTPADLHVHLH from the coding sequence ATGAACGCAAGCAGGATCCTTTTGAGCAGCcaaaaagtgttaaaaagaaatgtagAGTTTAAGGAAATATTCACCCCGAGGTGGTTCCTAGAAGCGCCCAACTACAGCCGTATGCCCCTATGGAGAAGGTTTTTTGAAGGCCAATACACAAATGGGTCCTTTCTATTCTTTGGCAATGCCTGGACATCCATGTTTGCCTTCGCCTTCATGTTATGGTTCTCAAGAATATTTGACCCACCCCCCTTAGAGAGGGTTGACAGGTACTGGCTCAACTCTCCGAAGTTCAGAATTCTATCTGCCTTTTACAATGAAGGGAAGAGGCCAGGTGTAAAAATATCTCTGATGACGTACGAAGCGAGGTACTTCTACAGGGGCATAGATCACCCCTTTACCATCAACGAGATAAAAGATTTGTGGTTTAAGTTGAGGGAGAATTACTTAATTGAAAGCATCCCGGCGATTCAGTACCCCCACGTTTTTAGGCAGTATAACAATGTGTCTACTCCTGCGGATTTGCACGTGCATCTTCACTGA
- a CDS encoding hypothetical protein, conserved (encoded by transcript PVX_114965A), which produces MKAGRNTDSEKEALGWQMEKSLKQRKRKNSHTDAVGLEHHGVAAVERGEAVLASGGGENERMEKRKVAEKVQKAEKTEKKDRAGHGIPRRSQSASSLGSSVMAEARSKRGDIQVSREDSSEVSSQVSSQVSREISHQLSREPSGEVGKGPPAGYEYDLGIDNDVENEMDDEYDDDMNSHMNDAPFDLCESQDYENGVEENNTKGEGSAKKNLRDNSGYTDTEVSYVSEMDKIKLDAKNDCCCCFARRGKKFSSAGVSDCLGGQHFVGAKSCSEANPCSCANICGGAKNGHGADRERGSQKRKKNASSELKNASSELKNMDWLIYTIRYMDYRRLRRRFNGIRKPISKKIVFIITIFCLILISWKYFKTSYENSMLTISFKVQTSFLFFVEAALAIIGVIIFAKFQTRLSLHWPIYASYIFIICASILLIFYEKDKNDKISRGEHILMIYGLVQLSLIIIVKIIICIGPLLAIYGFFCPCTEHCRILKKKIATNKLNITISRYNDFAGMCGNNFCCLCLCAYRSFYRIVNCFYKKFSNLRFKMTNDSINEAPFSHQLRYKGKTDIYGRPHGYGEWIEDHSYGEKLRGFWFHGYPVGPFISQEVGSGSLFVNTRVGFAACVGKDWSDVRYGVSCTECSISGHFFNDFPLTYFFDPKIEKDANGRLPTNRYDIIVKDILKENYEDILGYDLKWCFNMLKVNSSTTTEYFSNNCMISIDHVTMSLKVHNYKRLGPVKGRNNNILDEITVKLVHLPKVKKGKKIYKRNYPYRFSGNGNHAVLYGRPEKQDEQVMKGQEGEEFFYSNQNKIHNSIKKLSAHGNQNCANELKEDSYHSYYTHKLSDKLLDSVNDDIYLYKMNKSIKSTEMHKAPYLFDRSGGSTTPDEDAKRGTYRIGRSLNSQHCCVLPHRSSYCGVKGKHRNRQIGVDSRSDSSPEVHFGRRVNHAGDTAKLPNERERRRRAEKSTRRRCHVPPHVNLFTEDSATKSNSSFCRKDDTFVVNINGFGSERRCTERRSTRGLPVGAPGRGTPKKEGRKKLRRREPRCGSAPHGEGKKERKREGLRCGEKELLCGNVLRAKFREHHAVGLEREGSDVNEEKVGRVSRPRERPPSERPPNERRPTERRQCKADAGRDPPSRATANEAHHVQQSEAEGSSPKRQREGEKRQKKNKNRVTLPNEQEKRFEEEAKKSDEVGANKSDEVKWKERTVNLKDTSSGTSNFGENKALFISDIFKSFIKAGVARNSRGKNVKKNSSDEREDTKQQTYTDKRKKNKKSKRCYSNVNKGRKEIYNKTMKKGSLHRMKNSKIKGFVKRYTRQYRKGSIYITSNKNKIDKFIRSKYNSNSKNTQIIGTLGDTVKSINESFGSLNGANLSSYNMQRNKTIAQVFAEEDEWENYRHQHKEKIIVDGWQSLSLKQNLNFMPDEIVIYIHGYNVKLHHGCSQLAHLVSFSKLPSYIQPFVFHWEGYMWGAFSALSYPVARKRSEMAVLGNSFKTFIRELINSGIKNVHIISHSCGSRLFFNGFASCVEDNLFYNVLKNEKSAGRQGGPAVSGVGGVGDSGGVSDASDVSHIRGASPPPHRRLAASATGRPPGKKRKKKKNKQMIVKTVILLNPDYPLDKFLEKDFFVLRSHCNHIVMYGDTRDQALTYSETWNREKCLGKRIFKLKLPLYKIYNCEDYLNLNLDRSNFLTGNYEDKYKMCDNVLFPNSSYVEEKMKLKQSQRIGEQLDRSDKPHQRGKENEREESHPQNKSTHANANTSGNDHHVGKTIRKTSTYDYDEGASCISEDLAQNYLNENFLKTVEFSDSSLRAFTSKRRFKISKAFKKIKRKWLFKNKKKHIYFNQNSINRPNNIKMKERVSKTSAQTSKKTDTVYISFDKYAWLDMDVIDTTFVETNVDFLKHSFYQVKREIIDDIREVLISNIPVCFVALNFLPFRRAADLMFLN; this is translated from the exons ATGAAAGCGGGGAGAAACACCGACTCAGAGAAGGAGGCGTTAGGGTGGCAAATGGAGAAAAGCCTAAAACAGAGAAAGCGGAAAAATAGCCATACAGACGCGGTAGGGTTAGAGCATCATGGGGTGGCTGCTGTCGAAAGGGGCGAGGCCGTCTTGGCGAGCGGGGGAGGCGAGAATGAGcggatggaaaaaagaaaagtggcGGAAAAGGTGCAGAAGGCCGAAAAGAccgaaaaaaaggacagaGCTGGACATGGCATCCCGCGTAGAAGCCAAAGCGCTAGCAGCTTGGGCTCGTCGGTCATGGCGGAGGCCcgctccaaaaggggggacatCCAGGTTAGTAGAGAGGATAGTAGCGAGGTTAGCAGTCAGGTTAGCAGCCAGGTTAGCCGCGAGATTAGCCACCAACTCAGCCGCGAACCCAGCGGAGAGGTTGGAAAGGGCCCCCCCGCGGGCTACGAGTACGACCTTGGAATCGACAACGACGTGGAGAACGAAATGGACGACGAGTACGACGATGACATGAATAGCCACATGAACGACGCGCCGTTTGATTTGTGCGAATCGCAGGATTATGAAAATGGAGTGGAGGAGAACaacacaaaaggggaggggagcGCAAAGAAGAACTTGAGGGACAATTCGGGGTACACAGACACGGAGGTCTCCTACGTGAGCGAAATGGACAAAATCAAGCTGGACGCGAAAAATGACTGCTGCTGTTGTTTcgcgaggagggggaagaagttcaGCAGCGCGGGGGTGAGCGACTGCCTGGGGGGGCAGCACTTCGTGGGTGCAAAGAGCTGCAGCGAGGCAAACCCCTGCAGCTGCGCAAACATTTGTGGGGGCGCGAAAAATGGGCACGGCGCAGACCGCGAGCGGGGGAgccagaagaggaagaagaacgcAAGCAGCGAGCTGAAGAATGCAAGCAGTGAGCTGAAGAACATGGACTGGCTAATCTACACCATAAGGTACATGGATTATAGACGCCTGAGGAGGAGGTTCAACGGAATCAGGAAAccaatttcgaaaaaaattgtctttATTATTACCATTTTCTGTTTAATTCTCATCTCTTGGAAGTACTTCAAGACGTCGTATGAGAACAGCATGCTTACCATTAGCTTCAAAGTGCAGAcgtcctttttatttttcgtagAAGCTGCATTGGCCATCATAGGAGTGATTATATTTGCCAAATTCCAAACGAGGCTGAGTCTACACTGGCCTATTTACGCgtcatacatatttataatctgcgcatcaattttgttaatattttatgagaaagacaaaaatgataaaatatccCGGGGGGAGCACATCTTAATGATTTATGGGTTAGTACAATTGTCCCTAATaattatagtaaaaataattatatgtataggTCCCCTTCTGGCTATATATGGTTTTTTCTGCCCATGTACAGAGCACTGTcgaattttaaagaaaaaaatagcaacgAATAAGTTAAATATAACGATAAGTAGGTACAACGACTTCGCTGGGATGTGTGGAAATAACTTCTGCTGTTTGTGCCTTTGTGCTTATCGATCGTTCTATCGTATTGTAAACTGCTTTTATAAGAAGTTTTCCAATTTGCGTTTTAAAATGACAAATGATAGTATCAATGAGGCCCCTTTTAGTCACCAGCTAAGGTATAAGGGGAAGACAGATATATATGGTCGACCGCATGGCTACGGAGAATGGATTGAAGATCATTCATATGGAGAGAAGCTAAGAGGTTTCTGGTTCCATGGGTACCCAGTAGGTCCTTTCATATCTCAGGAAGTGGGCAGTGGCTCTCTATTCGTTAATACCAGAGTTGGGTTCGCTGCCTGTGTGGGAAAAGACTGGTCAGATGTACGTTATGGCGTTTCCTGCACGGAGTGCTCCATCAGTGGCCACTTTTTCAATGACTTTCCTTTaacctatttttttgatCCCAAAATTGAGAAGGATGCCAATGGAAGGCTGCCAACCAACAGGTATGATATCATCGTAAaggatattttaaaagaaaattatgaagacATTTTAGGCTACGATTTGAAGTGGTGTTTTAATATGCTAAAGGTGAATAGCAGCACTACCACGGAGTATTTTTCCAACAACTGCATGATTTCTATTGACCATGTGACTATGAGTTTGAAGGTGCATAATTACAAACGGTTGGGACCCGTCAAAGGGAGGAACAATAACATACTGGACGAAATTACCGTCAAGTTGGTACACCTCCcgaaggtaaaaaaggggaaaaaaatttacaaaaggAATTATCCCTACCGGTTTAGCGGCAATGGAAACCACGCTGTGTTGTATGGCAGACCGGAAAAGCAAGACGAACAGGTGATGAAGGgccaagaaggggaagaatttttttactccaaTCAGAACAAAATACATAACAGTATTAAGAAGCTGAGTGCACATGGGAACCAGAATTGCGCGAATGAGCTGAAGGAGGACAGCTACCATTCCTACTATACACACAAACTGTCAGACAAGCTGCTGGACTCCGTAAATGatgatatttatttgtacaaaatgaataagtCCATCAAGTCGACTGAGATGCATAAAGCGCCGTACCTGTTTGACCGCAGTGGGGGAAGCACCACTCCTGATGAGGACGCGAAACGGGGGACCTACCGGATCGGCCGATCTCTCAACAGCCAACACTGTTGTGTTCTTCCCCATCGGAGCAGTTACTGTGGTGTGAAGGGAAAACATCGCAATCGACAAATTGGCGTAGACAGCCGAAGTGACAGCTCCCCCGAGGTGCATTTCGGAAGGAGAGTTAACCATGCAGGTGATACCGCTAAGCTTCCAAACGAACGAGAGCGGAGGCGTAGAGCGGAAAAATCAACCCGTAGAAGGTGCCATGTCCCCCCGCATGTTAACCTCTTCACGGAGGATAGCGCCACCAAAAGTAACTCCTCCTTTTGCCGAAAGGACGACACGTTTGTGGTTAATATAAACGGTTTTGGAAGTGAGCGGCGGTGCACTGAGCGGCGAAGCACCCGTGGCCTTCCTGTTGGAGCGCCTGGGAGAGGAACGCCTAAGAAggagggaaggaagaagctgcGCAGGAGGGAACCGCGCTGTGGGAGTGCCCCCCacggggaaggaaaaaaggaacgcaAACGCGAAGGGCTCAGGTGCGGGGAAAAAGAACTCCTCTGCGGCAACGTTTTGCGTGCGAAGTTTAGGGAGCACCACGCGGTGGGGCTGGAAAGGGAGGGGAGCGACGTTAACGAAGAAAAGGTCGGTAGGGTGAGTCGTCCAAGGGAGAGGCCGCCAAGTGAGAGGCCGCCAAATGAGAGGCGTCCAACTGAGCGGCGGCAATGCAAAGCGGATGCGGGAAGGGACCCCCCCTCGCGCGCCACGGCAAATGAAGCCCATCACGTGCAGCAGAGCGAAGCTGAGGGGAGCTCCCCGAAACGTCAGCGAGAGGGAGAAAAGAggcagaagaagaacaaaaatagaGTTACCCTCCCGAATGAGCAGGAGAAGAGGTTCGAagaggaggcgaaaaaaagtgacGAAGTGGGGGCAAACAAAAGTGACGAAGTGAAATGGAAGGAAAGGACGGTTAACCTGAAGGATACATCAAGTGGCACCTCCAATTTTGGAGAAAACAAAGCGCTATTCATTTCggacatttttaaatcttttatAAAAGCGGGAGTAGCCAGGAATTCAAgaggcaaaaatgtgaagaagaactCCAGTGACGAGAGAGAAGATACCAAGCAGCAAACGTATACggacaaaaggaaaaaaaataaaaaatcgaaaaggtGCTATTCAAATGTAAAtaaaggaaggaaagaaatttacaacaagacaatgaaaaaaggaagtctACACAGGATGAAAAATTCAAAGATAAAAGGATTTGTAAAAAGGTATACTAGACAGTATAGGAAGGGCTCCATCTATATAACTTCCAACAAGAATAAAATCGATAAGTTCATTCGATCGAAATACAATAGCAACAGTAAGAACACGCAAATTATAGGCACCTTGGGGGACACAGTCAAAAGTATTAACGAATCGTTTGGCAGTTTGAATGGGGCCAACTTGTCAAGCTATAATATGCAAAGGAATAAAACCATTGCGCAGGTATTCGCGGAGGAAGATGAATGGGAGAACTATCGCCATCAacataaggaaaaaattattgtggATGGTTGGCAGTCATTAtctttaaaacaaaatttgaaCTTCATGCCGGAtgaaattgttatatatatacacggATACAATGTGAAGTTACATCATGGGTGTTCTCAGTTGGCTCACTtggtttctttttctaaattGCCGTCGTATATACAACCGTTTGTTTTTCACTGGGAGGGCTACATGTGGGGTGCTTTTTCGGCTCTATCCTACCCGGTGGCGAGGAAAAGATCCGAGATGGCAGTTTTGGGAAATTCCTTCAAAACGTTTATACGGGAGCTTATCAACTCGGGCATTAAGAACGTGCATATTATAAGTCACTCCTGCGGTTCGAGGCTGTTTTTCAACGGGTTCGCTAGCTGCGTGGAGGATAACCTGTTTTACAACGTGCTGAAGAATGAGAAGTCTGCGGGGAGGCAGGGGGGCCCCGCTGTtagcggtgttggcggtgttggcgatTCTGGCGGTGTTAGCGACGCTAGCGATGTTAGCCACATTCGCGGCGCCTCTCCGCCCCCTCACCGCCGCCTAGCCGCCAGCGCGACCGGACGCCCGCCGGGcaaaaagcggaaaaaaaaaaagaacaagcAAATGATTGTAAAAACGGTGATTTTGCTGAACCCAGATTACCCGCTGGACAAGTTCCTAGAAAAGGACTTTTTCGTGCTGAGGAGCCACTGCAACCACATCGTCATGTACGGAGACACGAGGGACCAGGCCCTGACCTACTCCGAGACATGGAATAGGGAAAAGTGCCTGGGAAAGAGAATCTTCAAGTTGAAGCTGCCCCTATACAAAATATACAATTGCGAAGATTACCTGAATTTAAATTTGGACCGTAGTAACTTCCTCACGGGAAATTACGAAGACAAGTACAAAATGTGTGATAACGTTTTGTTCCCCAATTCGTCTTatgtggaagaaaaaatgaagttgAAGCAGAGCCAGCGAATCGGGGAGCAGCTTGACAGGAGTGATAAACCCCACcagagggggaaagaaaatgaaagagaAGAAAGTCACCCACAGAATAAATCTACGCATGCTAATGCAAACACCAGTGGGAATGACCATCACGTGGGTAAGACCATTCGGAAGACATCCACATATGACTATGATGAAGGTGCTTCGTGCATTTCTGAAGACTTAGCGCAGAATTACCTGAATGAAAATTTCCTTAAAACTGTAGAGTTCAGTGACTCCAGTTTAAGGGCCTTTACATCCAAAAGGAGGTTTAAAATATCAAAggcctttaaaaaaattaagagaaAATGGCtattcaaaaataagaagaagcatatttattttaaccaAAACTCTATTAATAGGCCtaacaatataaaaatgaaagaaaggGTGTCTAAAACTTCAGCTCAGACGTCTAAAAAAACGGACActgtatatatttcatttgaTAAGTATGCTTGGCTAGACATGGACGTGATTGATACAACGTTCGTTGAAACAAATGTAGATTTTTTGAAGCATTCCTTTTATCAGGTGAAAAGAGAAATTATTGATGACATACGGGAGGTGCTCATTTCGAATATAC CCGTATGTTTTGTTGCGCTGAATTTTCTCCCATTTCGGCGGGCCGCCGATTTgatgtttttaaattaa
- a CDS encoding ADP-ribosylation factor-like protein, putative (encoded by transcript PVX_114960A) has translation MEPTISYHYEEIKWINGRIGFWDMSGNPVMRTIWQLIYRNVKVNAILYVINIMDISDEVLRENNSHISLLLNDECLQASCVVLVFNTFNDVDSVDEATKNQLFVKYKVKDLINHYGNRIHHIFVDCKNCKLDKNWIGLMQQISCYF, from the exons ATGGAGCCAACCATATCTTACCACTACGAGGAGATTAAATGGATAAATGGGAGAATCGGATTTTGGGACATGTCAGGGAACCCGGTG ATGAGGACCATTTGGCAACTGATTTACCGGAATGTAAAAGTGAACGCAATTTTGTACGTTATTAACATAATGGACATATCGGATGAAGTTTTAAGAGAAAACAACTCGCACATAAGTCTTCTGCTGAACGACGAATGCCTGCAAGCGTCCTGTGTCGTGCTAGTTTTTAACACCTTTAATGACGTGGACAGTGTGGATGAAGCCACAAAAAATCAGCTGTTCGTTAAGTACAAAGTGAAAGATTTGATTAACCATTATGGGAATAGAAttcatcacatttttgtcgattgcaaaaattgcaagTTGGATAAAAACTGGATAGGGTTGATGCAGCAAATTTCGTGCTACTTCTGA